In the Syntrophorhabdaceae bacterium genome, TACGGTGGTGTGGTCTCTTACGCCTACCTGTCCGGCGAGAACGACGTTGTTGCCTATGGTTGCGCTCCCGGCTATCCCGACATGTGCAATGATGATGGAATTTTCACCGATTGATACGTTATGGGCAATCTGAACGAGGTTGTCTATTTTCGCACCCTTCCTTATGATCGTTTTGCCGAGGGATGCCCTGTCAATAGCGACATTTGCCCCTATCTCAACATCGTCTTCGATCTCTACGTTGCCGAGTTGGGGGATCTTGGCATGTCTTTTTCCATCCCATATATAACCGAACCCGTCGCTTCCGATGACGGTGCCGCCATGTATAGTGACCCTTTTGCCTATGAGGACATCGCTGTAGACCGTTACATGAGGGTATATGGTTGTGTCTTCGTCAATGACCGTGTTATCACCTATGTAGACAAAAGGGAGAAGGGTTACGTTTTTTCGAATGATTGCGCCATCGCCGATGTATACATATGGTGCTATTGAGGCTTCGCCGGCAACTTGAGCACCGGGGGAAACAAAGGCGAGGGGGCTGACCCCTTTCTCGTTTTTTCCCGGCTTTAGAAACAGTTCAGCTACCTTGATATAGGAAAGTCCCGGATTGTCTACAACGATAATATTTGTATGCCCCAGGCGGTCCGCCTCTATATCTTTGCCAAGCATTATTGCCGATGCCCTGCAGGCAGGAAGATATTTTT is a window encoding:
- the lpxD gene encoding UDP-3-O-(3-hydroxymyristoyl)glucosamine N-acyltransferase; the protein is MLLLKDIATAVHGRLIGDGEIPITGVSSIKDAKAGDITFLTHGSYKKYLPACRASAIMLGKDIEADRLGHTNIIVVDNPGLSYIKVAELFLKPGKNEKGVSPLAFVSPGAQVAGEASIAPYVYIGDGAIIRKNVTLLPFVYIGDNTVIDEDTTIYPHVTVYSDVLIGKRVTIHGGTVIGSDGFGYIWDGKRHAKIPQLGNVEIEDDVEIGANVAIDRASLGKTIIRKGAKIDNLVQIAHNVSIGENSIIIAHVGIAGSATIGNNVVLAGQVGVRDHTTVGNNVKAGGQTGITKDVPDNMLIMGTPHMPHREWMKLQNYLKKLPVLFERIKKVEKKLHLEENHD